A window from Corynebacterium accolens encodes these proteins:
- a CDS encoding inorganic diphosphatase codes for MSVEVTIEIPKGSRNKYEVDHESGKVYLDRYLFTPMAYPADYGFIDHTLGEDGDPLDALVILPEPVFPGVIVEARIVGVFKMTDEAGGDDKLLAVIDDPRWERYQDIDDVEQHIKDEIEHFFVHYKDLEPNKEVSGSGWGDKAEAEKILEEAKARLK; via the coding sequence GTGAGCGTTGAAGTAACCATTGAAATCCCAAAGGGCTCCCGCAATAAGTACGAGGTGGACCACGAGTCCGGCAAGGTCTACCTGGACCGCTACCTGTTCACCCCAATGGCCTACCCCGCCGACTACGGCTTCATCGACCACACGCTTGGCGAAGACGGCGACCCCCTCGACGCCCTCGTCATCCTCCCCGAGCCCGTTTTCCCCGGTGTCATCGTTGAAGCCCGCATCGTCGGCGTGTTCAAGATGACCGATGAGGCCGGCGGCGACGACAAGCTGCTTGCCGTCATCGATGACCCACGCTGGGAGCGCTACCAGGACATCGATGATGTGGAACAGCACATCAAGGACGAAATCGAGCACTTCTTCGTCCACTACAAGGACCTCGAGCCCAACAAGGAAGTTTCCGGCTCCGGCTGGGGAGACAAGGCCGAGGCCGAGAAGATTCTGGAAGAGGCCAAGGCTCGCCTGAAGTAG